Proteins encoded by one window of Flavobacterium sp. N502540:
- a CDS encoding cbb3-type cytochrome c oxidase subunit I: MSAEAHGHDHGHDHEHEHHHKDTFITKYIFSIDHKMIAKQYLLTGIVMGVIGIAMSLLFRMQLAWPEESFKIFNVLLGDKFAPDGVMANDIYLALVTIHGTIMVFFVLTAGLSGTFSNLLIPLQIGARDMASGFMNMISYWLFFLSAVVMLCSLFVEAGPASAGWTIYPPLSALPQAIPGSGTGMTLWLVSMAIFIASSLMGSLNYIVTVINLRTKGMSMTRLPLTIWTFFVTAIIGVISFPVLLSAALLLIFDRSFGTSFFLSDIYIAGEVLHYQGGSPVLFEHLFWFLGHPEVYIVILPAMGLVSEIMATNSRKPIFGYRAMIMSVLAIAFLSTIVWGHHMFISGMNPFLGSVFTFTTLLIAIPSAVKAFNWITTLWKGNLQFNPAMLFSIGMVSTFITGGLTGIILGDSTLDINVHDTYFVIAHFHLVMGISALYGMFAGIYHWFPKMYGRMLNKNLGYIHFWVTAVCAYGVFFPMHFIGLAGLPRRYYTNTNFPLFDDLQNVNVLITTFALVGGAFQLVFLYNFFVSIFYGKKAVQNPWKSTTLEWTTPVEHIHGNWPGEIPHVYRWPYDYSNPNHDVDFVPQNVPMKEGEEVLHH; this comes from the coding sequence ATGTCAGCAGAAGCGCACGGTCACGATCACGGACACGATCACGAGCACGAACATCATCATAAAGACACGTTCATTACTAAATATATCTTTAGTATTGATCACAAAATGATTGCTAAGCAATACTTACTTACAGGTATTGTAATGGGAGTAATTGGTATTGCAATGTCGTTGCTTTTCAGAATGCAATTGGCTTGGCCAGAAGAGTCTTTTAAAATTTTTAATGTTTTATTAGGAGATAAATTTGCACCTGATGGTGTAATGGCAAATGATATTTATCTGGCTTTGGTTACCATTCACGGTACCATCATGGTATTCTTTGTACTGACGGCCGGTTTGAGCGGAACCTTTAGTAACTTATTGATTCCACTTCAAATTGGAGCGCGAGATATGGCTTCCGGATTTATGAATATGATTTCATACTGGTTGTTCTTCTTATCTGCTGTAGTAATGTTATGTTCCTTATTTGTTGAAGCTGGACCTGCATCTGCAGGTTGGACAATTTACCCTCCATTAAGTGCTTTACCACAAGCAATCCCAGGTTCTGGAACAGGTATGACTTTATGGTTAGTTTCAATGGCTATCTTTATTGCATCTTCTTTGATGGGATCTTTGAACTACATTGTAACGGTTATCAACCTTAGAACAAAAGGAATGTCTATGACAAGACTTCCATTGACAATCTGGACATTTTTTGTAACAGCTATTATTGGTGTTATTTCGTTCCCTGTACTATTGTCAGCTGCTTTATTATTGATCTTTGACAGAAGTTTTGGTACTTCATTCTTCTTATCTGATATCTATATTGCCGGAGAAGTTTTACACTACCAAGGTGGTTCTCCTGTATTGTTCGAACACTTATTCTGGTTTTTAGGACACCCTGAGGTTTACATCGTAATCTTACCAGCAATGGGTCTTGTTTCTGAAATTATGGCTACAAACTCTCGTAAACCAATCTTTGGTTACAGAGCGATGATTATGTCAGTTCTTGCAATTGCATTCTTATCTACAATTGTTTGGGGTCACCATATGTTTATTTCAGGTATGAATCCTTTCTTAGGATCTGTATTTACTTTCACAACTTTATTGATTGCAATTCCATCTGCTGTAAAAGCGTTCAACTGGATCACAACTTTATGGAAAGGTAACTTACAATTCAATCCTGCAATGTTATTCTCTATCGGAATGGTTTCTACTTTCATCACTGGAGGTTTAACAGGAATCATTTTAGGAGACAGTACTTTAGATATTAACGTTCACGATACTTACTTCGTAATTGCTCACTTTCACTTAGTAATGGGTATCTCTGCACTTTACGGAATGTTTGCTGGTATTTACCACTGGTTCCCTAAAATGTACGGTAGAATGTTGAATAAAAACTTAGGTTACATTCACTTTTGGGTAACGGCAGTTTGTGCTTATGGAGTATTCTTCCCAATGCACTTTATTGGATTAGCTGGTTTACCAAGACGTTATTATACAAACACAAACTTCCCATTATTTGATGATTTGCAAAATGTGAATGTTTTAATTACAACATTCGCTCTTGTAGGAGGTGCGTTCCAATTAGTATTCTTATACAATTTCTTCGTTAGTATTTTCTACGGTAAGAAAGCTGTTCAGAATCCATGGAAATCAACAACATTAGAGTGGACTACTCCTGTAGAACATATCCACGGTAACTGGCCAGGTGAAATTCCTCACGTATACCGTTGGCCGTATGACTACAGTAACCCAAATCACGATGTAGATTTTGTACCACAAAATGTACCGATGAAAGAAGGTGAAGAAGTTTTACACCACTAA